The Triticum aestivum cultivar Chinese Spring chromosome 7B, IWGSC CS RefSeq v2.1, whole genome shotgun sequence genome window below encodes:
- the LOC123162572 gene encoding 3-ketoacyl-CoA synthase 5, translating to MELVFLVDTLFLIWHDTSAHIRLFLLFLCATTAVILYLMNRSRTVYLVDYACFKPNANHRISKAAWIENIHHCRSDDNDNDNHRFLSRISERSGLGDETCLPPPHHYIPPYYCLSEARAEAELSIFTAIDDLLVKTSINLDAISILVVNCSVFNPTPSLADMIMRRYKLRDDICNVQLSGMGCSAGLIAVGLAKDLLQTASADAHALVVSTEIMNRTYYTGRKREMQVFNMLFRMGGSAVLLSTSGTKARFQLAHVIRTCTGYQDNAYQCVFHEEDDMGNLGLNLSKNLVDVAGKALRANIITVGPLILPLSVKIAIFLSSISEKVLNGTAKPYVPDFCTAFNHLCVHAGGRAVIDAVQRSLGLLDEHVEPSRMTLHRFGNTSSSSVWYELAYSEAKGRMKKGDRVWMIGFGSGYKCNSAVLKCIQPANNADKAWQDCIYRYPIDVPKEV from the coding sequence ATGGAACTGGTCTTCCTAGTAGACACTCTATTTCTCATTTGGCATGATACTTCCGCACACATCCGCCTCTTCTTACTTTTTCTGTGCGCTACCACTGCGGTCATCCTGTACCTCATGAACCGTTCGCGCACTGTATACCTTGTCGATTATGCCTGCTTCAAGCCTAATGCAAACCACCGCATCAGCAAGGCCGCATGGATTGAGAACATTCACCACTGCCGGTcagacgacaacgacaacgacaaccatCGCTTCTTGAGCCGTATTTCTGAACGGTCAGGACTTGGTGACGAGACGTGCCTCCCGCCTCCCCACCACTATATCCCACCTTATTATTGTTTAAGCGAAGCCCGTGCAGAGGCGGAACTGTCCATCTTCACGGCCATAGATGACCTGCTCGTGAAGACATCTATCAACCTTGATGCCATCTCCATACTCGTCGTGAACTGCAGCGTCTTCAACCCAACTCCGTCGCTCGCTGACATGATCATGAGAAGATACAAGCTTCGAGATGATATCTGCAACGTGCAACTCTCTGGGATGGGCTGCAGCGCAGGGCTAATCGCGGTGGGTCTTGCGAAGGACCTCTTGCAGACCGCCTCCGCCGACGCGCATGCCTTGGTTGTGTCCACGGAGATCATGAATAGGACCTACTACACTGGGAGGAAGCGTGAAATGCAGGTGTTCAACATGTTGTTCCGCATGGGTGGCTCCGCGGTGCTCCTCTCAACCTCGGGTACCAAAGCTCGTTTTCAGCTAGCGCACGTGATTCGGACATGCACCGGGTACCAAGACAATGCATACCAATGTGTGTTCCATGAGGAAGATGACATGGGGAATCTTGGTCTCAATTTATCCAAGAACCTTGTGGACGTCGCCGGCAAGGCTCTCAGGGCTAACATCATCACGGTTGGACCTCTTATTCTTCCTTTGTCAGTCAAGATTGCAATTTTTCTCTCATCCATCTCAGAGAAGGTGCTAAATGGAACCGCCAAGCCATATGTGCCCGATTTCTGCACAGCTTTCAACCATTTGTGCGTCCATGCGGGTGGACGGGCGGTGATTGATGCAGTGCAGCGTAGCCTCGGTCTGCTAGATGAGCATGTTGAGCCATCAAGGATGACACTTCACAGGTTTGGGAACACATCGAGTAGCTCGGTATGGTATGAGCTGGCCTACAGTGAGGCCAAGGGTCGAATGAAGAAGGGGGACCGAGTTTGGATGATTGGGTTTGGCTCAGGATACAAGTGTAACAGTGCGGTGTTGAAGTGCATCCAGCCAGCAAACAACGCTGATAAGGCATGGCAAGATTGCATCTATCGCTACCCAATAGATGTTCCTAAGGAGGTGTAG